One genomic window of Candidatus Kuenenia stuttgartiensis includes the following:
- the recO gene encoding DNA repair protein RecO produces the protein MSILKTDAITLGRTDYSDSSQIIIFYTRDYGKINTIAKGFKRSSGKYNSKAIDLLTHYRILFIKKEHSTLHTLTDAVLQNNYPAFRHDLDKYFRASCMAELVNEFTEKNDPNEPLFDLFLNTLNHIATDTNTTIWLLAFELKMLNILGYLPEWEHCIHCKKKIPHHEMVTFNAVEGGARCVGCPGELKNGMLISAGAMFIAGRLANLNLHRLERVRVQLSICVEIEKVLRYYIVSLLKKELNSWKYVNFSPQEGIKI, from the coding sequence ATGTCCATCTTAAAAACAGATGCAATTACCTTGGGAAGGACAGATTATAGCGATTCAAGCCAAATCATCATTTTCTATACCAGGGATTACGGGAAGATAAATACCATTGCAAAAGGCTTCAAGCGCTCTTCAGGCAAGTACAACTCAAAAGCAATCGATCTTTTAACGCACTACCGGATTCTCTTTATTAAAAAGGAACATTCTACCCTCCATACCCTCACCGATGCGGTATTGCAAAACAACTATCCCGCATTCCGGCATGACCTTGATAAGTATTTCAGGGCTTCCTGTATGGCAGAACTTGTCAACGAATTTACAGAAAAAAACGACCCCAACGAGCCGCTTTTTGATTTATTTCTTAATACGCTAAATCACATTGCCACTGACACAAACACCACAATATGGTTATTGGCCTTTGAGTTAAAAATGCTAAACATTTTGGGATATTTACCGGAATGGGAGCATTGCATTCATTGTAAAAAGAAAATACCCCACCATGAGATGGTTACTTTTAATGCAGTGGAAGGCGGCGCGAGATGTGTGGGGTGCCCTGGAGAATTGAAAAACGGAATGCTGATTTCTGCAGGCGCTATGTTTATTGCAGGTAGGTTGGCGAACCTTAATTTGCATCGGTTGGAACGTGTCCGGGTACAATTATCTATTTGTGTTGAAATAGAAAAGGTGCTGAGATATTATATTGTTTCGTTGTTGAAAAAAGAGTTAAACTCGTGGAAATATGTTAACTTTTCCCCGCAAGAAGGCATAAAAATATGA
- the ybeY gene encoding rRNA maturation RNase YbeY, with product MKLEVVNRQKSYAIDEKRIVKLIKRVLKSENKDASLSIVVTDNKEIRRLNKAFLGHDYATDVLSFIYDASENHVAGEIIVSAEMAYKVAKEHCHDAEGEIALYLIHGLLHLIGYNDKKKGDAKVMHRREKELLSKLGYNISVPD from the coding sequence ATGAAGCTGGAAGTTGTAAACCGGCAGAAATCCTATGCTATCGATGAAAAACGCATAGTAAAATTGATAAAAAGGGTGTTAAAAAGTGAAAACAAAGACGCCAGCCTTAGCATTGTCGTCACTGATAACAAGGAAATAAGGAGATTAAACAAAGCTTTTCTGGGGCATGATTATGCAACGGATGTTTTGAGTTTTATTTATGATGCATCGGAAAATCATGTCGCTGGAGAAATCATTGTATCCGCAGAGATGGCATATAAAGTTGCAAAGGAACATTGCCATGATGCGGAAGGAGAAATAGCCCTGTATCTCATACATGGCTTGCTGCATTTAATTGGTTATAATGATAAAAAAAAAGGTGATGCAAAAGTCATGCATCGGAGGGAAAAGGAATTATTGTCAAAGCTTGGGTACAATATTTCTGTCCCGGATTAA
- a CDS encoding PhoH family protein, with protein MNQGVETQKYVAIKENIQEFLPAKDAIILENDDEASLLYGNHDKNLRLIRDAFRVKLVARNGVLKMAGEKEGVEAARTSLIKLLEIIRFTGNLGVKDVEQTIMDVQNYDEGAPAQAINLFQKEMFTRPKTEGQANYIAAIRNNDLVFCIGPAGTGKTYLAVAMALSFLKSGDVKRIVLARPAVEAGEKLGYLPGDIKDKVSPYLRPLYDALADMMDVGQVKKYLDSDLIEILPLAYMRGRTLNSAFIILDEAQNCTVKQMKTFLTRLGTKSKVVVTGDITQVDLPGGELSGLIDAQERFMNVDNIAFVYLAKSDIVRHKLVRDIVAAYEL; from the coding sequence ATGAATCAAGGAGTTGAAACACAAAAATACGTTGCAATAAAGGAAAATATACAGGAATTTTTACCCGCTAAAGATGCAATAATCCTTGAAAATGATGATGAAGCGTCCCTTTTATATGGAAACCATGATAAAAATTTGCGCCTGATAAGGGATGCTTTTCGGGTAAAATTAGTAGCACGTAACGGGGTATTGAAGATGGCGGGCGAAAAAGAGGGTGTCGAAGCAGCTAGAACGTCCTTAATTAAATTGCTTGAAATAATTAGATTCACGGGGAATCTGGGAGTGAAGGACGTGGAGCAGACCATTATGGATGTACAAAATTATGATGAAGGGGCACCCGCACAAGCAATCAATCTTTTCCAAAAAGAGATGTTCACAAGGCCCAAGACAGAGGGGCAGGCAAATTATATTGCGGCCATCAGAAACAATGATCTTGTTTTTTGCATTGGACCTGCCGGAACAGGAAAGACCTACCTGGCGGTGGCGATGGCGCTTTCTTTTCTCAAAAGCGGAGACGTAAAAAGGATTGTGCTTGCAAGGCCTGCGGTAGAGGCAGGAGAAAAACTTGGATATCTGCCGGGAGATATCAAAGACAAGGTAAGTCCTTATTTGCGGCCGCTGTATGACGCTTTAGCGGATATGATGGACGTCGGGCAGGTGAAAAAATATCTGGACAGCGATCTGATAGAGATCCTGCCGCTTGCATATATGCGCGGGAGAACCTTAAACAGCGCCTTTATTATTCTGGATGAGGCGCAAAATTGTACGGTAAAGCAGATGAAGACATTTTTAACAAGGCTTGGTACGAAATCAAAGGTTGTCGTTACCGGGGATATCACACAAGTTGATTTGCCGGGCGGGGAGTTATCGGGTTTGATTGATGCCCAGGAAAGATTTATGAATGTAGACAATATAGCATTCGTATATCTTGCCAAATCCGATATTGTCCGCCATAAGCTGGTTCGGGATATTGTTGCGGCATATGAATTATAG
- a CDS encoding phosphatidate cytidylyltransferase — MSTLKTRVTLGVILFAVFFGVMSLDVMFSTDIGFGCIAMVAAGMGLYEFYTIAGKCGFRPFRVAGIGIGIWLFVSYWVSIHGDAGAESQFFRKDIVLVLIFLLLLLQAVTRGAKDAIKNISVTVFGIFYVPFLLGFAIALRHFPNGTCVVIMALLVSKFGDIGGYLLGRKYGKHKLARSISPNKTVEGACFSVISSILVAVIFNSIPQTRVISLPWSVLFGAVVGSFAILGDLAESLIKRDANVKDSGNLVPSFGGVLDIIDCLLVSLPVTYYFLLFFKLI; from the coding sequence GTGAGCACGCTTAAAACAAGGGTAACGCTTGGTGTAATTTTATTTGCGGTGTTTTTTGGAGTAATGAGCCTTGACGTCATGTTTTCCACAGACATTGGGTTCGGCTGTATTGCAATGGTTGCGGCAGGGATGGGATTGTATGAGTTTTACACTATTGCGGGTAAATGCGGATTTCGTCCATTTCGCGTAGCCGGCATCGGCATCGGGATATGGCTGTTTGTAAGCTATTGGGTATCCATACATGGGGACGCCGGCGCAGAGTCCCAATTTTTCAGAAAAGACATTGTTCTCGTACTCATTTTTTTGCTATTGCTCCTACAGGCGGTCACACGCGGCGCAAAAGATGCGATTAAAAATATTTCCGTAACGGTCTTTGGCATTTTTTATGTTCCTTTTCTGCTTGGTTTTGCGATTGCTTTACGCCATTTTCCCAATGGAACATGTGTGGTGATAATGGCCCTGTTGGTTTCAAAATTTGGAGACATTGGCGGGTATTTGTTGGGCAGGAAGTATGGAAAGCATAAGCTTGCAAGGAGTATAAGCCCCAATAAAACGGTTGAAGGGGCTTGCTTCTCTGTTATAAGTAGCATTTTAGTAGCAGTGATATTTAATAGTATTCCGCAAACCAGGGTAATCAGCCTGCCATGGTCGGTTTTATTTGGAGCTGTTGTGGGTTCTTTCGCTATTTTAGGCGACCTGGCAGAGTCATTGATAAAAAGAGATGCGAATGTTAAGGACTCGGGGAATCTGGTGCCCTCCTTTGGCGGCGTATTGGATATTATTGATTGTTTGCTGGTAAGTCTGCCGGTGACATATTATTTTTTACTTTTTTTTAAGTTAATCTAA
- a CDS encoding isoprenyl transferase: MKKNGSLPEHIAIIMDGNGRWARQKKLLRIKGHETGAKAVREITRECAKKHIKQLTLYAFSQENWKRPKREIDLLMKLLKNFLIGEREEIQKNNIRLTAIGRIKELPEFVQRELSVSIEESKMNTGMVLCLALNYGGRTEIIDATKKIVAELKKGKLKIDEITEESFKKYLYMPNMPDPDLLIRTGGEMRISNFLLWEISYAELWVTDTYWPDFKKPHLEEALLAYANRERRYGGLKE; encoded by the coding sequence ATGAAGAAAAACGGATCACTGCCTGAGCATATTGCAATTATCATGGATGGAAATGGCCGGTGGGCGCGGCAAAAGAAATTGTTACGGATTAAGGGACACGAGACGGGCGCCAAAGCTGTTCGTGAGATTACACGTGAGTGTGCAAAAAAACATATAAAACAGCTTACGCTGTATGCCTTTTCTCAGGAAAACTGGAAGAGGCCTAAAAGGGAAATAGATTTATTAATGAAACTCCTTAAGAATTTCCTTATTGGCGAACGGGAAGAAATCCAGAAAAACAATATCCGCCTGACAGCCATCGGCAGAATCAAAGAATTACCGGAATTTGTCCAGAGGGAACTCTCGGTTTCAATAGAAGAGAGCAAGATGAATACCGGAATGGTTCTTTGCCTTGCGCTAAATTATGGAGGGCGGACAGAAATAATCGATGCGACAAAAAAAATTGTTGCGGAATTGAAAAAGGGGAAACTGAAGATAGATGAAATTACAGAAGAGTCTTTTAAAAAATATTTATACATGCCCAATATGCCAGATCCGGATTTGCTGATAAGAACCGGCGGAGAAATGCGCATTAGTAATTTTTTATTATGGGAAATATCTTATGCGGAGCTGTGGGTAACAGACACGTATTGGCCTGATTTTAAAAAGCCACACCTTGAGGAAGCTCTTTTAGCATATGCGAACAGAGAGCGCAGATACGGGGGTTTAAAAGAGTGA
- a CDS encoding adenylosuccinate synthase, with translation MGSNTCLVGLQWGDEGKGKIIDILTESFDIIVRYQGGSNAGHTIVIDGEKFVLHLIPSGILRKNKSCIIGNGVVLDPLQLLQEIDELRGKNIAIGGNLHISELAHLVFPYHKKLDEYSEGEKGGEKIGTTRRGIGPCYADKMARSGIRVSDLFCPEYFKQRLKQVVDEKNRIFVHLHGADELSWEAIYDEYLGYAERIKPFVCQTIEFMDKAIKAKKRILFEGAQGALLDVDFGTYPFVTSSTVVASGAASGAGISPRHIHKVLGVMKAYTTRVGNGPFPTELTDKTGEHLREKGGEYGATTGRPRRCGWFDAVSAKHSIMVNGADSVVMTKLDVLDNQKTIKICVGYKIDGKEHKYFPADLVARKEYEPIYEELPGWQEDTSKMRNVKDIPSRTSDYIKRLEKILDVKIEMLSVGPDRGQIINLV, from the coding sequence ATGGGATCAAATACCTGTCTTGTTGGTTTGCAGTGGGGTGATGAAGGGAAAGGCAAGATTATAGATATACTTACTGAATCGTTTGATATCATTGTTCGTTATCAGGGCGGTAGCAATGCCGGGCATACGATTGTTATTGATGGTGAAAAATTTGTATTACATCTTATTCCTTCCGGCATCCTCAGAAAAAACAAAAGTTGCATCATAGGCAATGGAGTCGTCCTTGATCCCCTCCAGTTACTCCAGGAAATCGATGAGTTACGGGGAAAAAATATAGCGATCGGCGGGAATCTGCATATCAGCGAGTTGGCACATCTTGTGTTTCCCTATCATAAAAAATTGGATGAATATTCAGAAGGTGAAAAGGGGGGAGAGAAAATAGGCACAACCCGAAGGGGGATTGGTCCCTGCTATGCGGATAAAATGGCACGAAGCGGAATCAGGGTATCGGATCTTTTTTGCCCGGAATATTTTAAACAAAGATTAAAACAGGTCGTAGATGAAAAAAACAGGATTTTCGTACATTTGCATGGCGCAGATGAATTGTCATGGGAGGCGATTTATGACGAATACCTTGGCTATGCGGAACGCATAAAACCGTTTGTTTGTCAAACGATTGAGTTTATGGATAAAGCAATAAAGGCAAAAAAGAGAATCCTGTTTGAAGGAGCGCAGGGTGCATTGCTTGATGTAGATTTTGGGACATATCCCTTTGTAACGTCTTCAACCGTCGTTGCAAGCGGCGCCGCTTCAGGCGCAGGTATTTCCCCCAGGCATATTCATAAGGTTCTGGGGGTAATGAAAGCCTATACTACAAGAGTAGGTAATGGTCCGTTCCCTACAGAGTTAACGGATAAAACAGGTGAACATTTGAGGGAAAAGGGCGGCGAATACGGTGCTACTACGGGAAGACCAAGGCGCTGTGGGTGGTTTGACGCGGTATCCGCTAAGCATTCGATAATGGTAAATGGCGCGGATAGCGTTGTTATGACTAAATTGGATGTATTGGATAACCAGAAAACAATAAAGATTTGTGTGGGGTATAAAATAGACGGCAAAGAGCATAAATACTTTCCCGCTGATTTGGTTGCAAGGAAAGAATATGAGCCTATTTATGAGGAATTGCCTGGCTGGCAGGAAGATACCTCCAAAATGCGTAATGTAAAAGACATTCCGTCCCGGACGTCAGATTACATAAAAAGACTTGAAAAGATTTTAGACGTGAAAATTGAAATGCTTTCTGTTGGCCCGGATCGTGGACAAATAATCAATTTAGTATGA
- a CDS encoding peptidylprolyl isomerase, translating into MLRKYIYYALLFPVMLSCSYLFCGEDVLNKNNLGFIRAVVDEAIITQDEVIKRSAAAIREARSKYSEEEFAKNIEKILEYTLEELIDRKLLVKEAQKVFGTDISMMDEVQKELDYFLKGAVENVGSLSKFYEIAESQGINPIERKTELKEDIMIDKIIKENVNNKVKVPPKLLRRYYMENMDEFCQKKEIKLRHIMIKFSTHDNDKAKTYAFAEKIMTLLSTGEDFSSVARSYSEGPNAEKGGEWSFDEIQGLRKELRDVVNSLKDNEYSKITESPVGYHIFKVELIRPEVVKKFEDVQDEIYKKLYREEIGRLKKKYILDLREDAFIKVIKH; encoded by the coding sequence ATGTTAAGAAAATACATTTATTATGCCTTGTTATTTCCGGTAATGCTTTCCTGTTCATACCTGTTTTGCGGAGAAGATGTCCTGAACAAAAACAATCTTGGGTTTATTCGGGCGGTCGTTGATGAGGCGATAATAACCCAGGATGAAGTCATTAAACGTTCGGCAGCAGCCATAAGGGAGGCAAGGAGTAAATATAGCGAGGAGGAATTCGCAAAAAATATTGAGAAAATTCTGGAATATACCCTTGAAGAATTAATAGACAGGAAACTGTTGGTGAAAGAAGCGCAGAAGGTATTTGGTACGGATATATCAATGATGGATGAGGTTCAGAAAGAACTGGATTATTTTTTGAAAGGCGCCGTCGAAAATGTTGGTTCCTTATCAAAGTTCTATGAAATAGCAGAGTCTCAGGGAATAAATCCTATAGAAAGGAAAACTGAGCTTAAAGAAGATATTATGATTGATAAAATAATCAAAGAAAACGTTAATAATAAGGTAAAAGTCCCGCCAAAGCTATTAAGACGCTATTATATGGAAAACATGGATGAATTCTGCCAGAAAAAAGAAATAAAACTGCGGCACATAATGATCAAATTTTCCACACACGACAATGACAAAGCAAAGACATATGCCTTTGCTGAAAAAATCATGACGCTTCTTTCCACAGGGGAAGATTTTTCATCAGTAGCACGGTCATATTCAGAAGGCCCCAACGCTGAAAAAGGAGGCGAATGGAGTTTTGACGAGATACAAGGGTTGAGGAAAGAACTCCGGGATGTTGTTAATAGTCTGAAGGATAATGAGTACAGCAAGATAACAGAGTCTCCTGTCGGATATCATATTTTCAAAGTGGAACTCATCAGACCGGAAGTAGTAAAAAAATTTGAAGACGTGCAGGATGAAATATATAAGAAGTTGTACCGTGAAGAGATTGGAAGATTAAAGAAAAAATATATTCTCGACTTAAGGGAAGATGCATTTATTAAGGTTATTAAACACTGA
- a CDS encoding HD domain-containing protein, whose product MLRRELALQLFEAFSMQRWNDMIRPVELTEMDKHAHKMIIAYCLGKYEEEKGRQVNWDTIITGGIFELLRRIVISDIKSPIYRKIKKLHPDVFRQLNKWVYEQLKPMFEGLPKEMNAELKHYLFDTNKGDDLTKKILEASHIYSSFWEFQIIQKVHPSGYKIEEIERVLKNDLEPFLDLAGMRKIICKGKILNFVDLCGQLRFQIRWSQTPRLPKTSVLGHMLLVAIFCYLFAREVNACSKRLYNNFFSALFHDLPEAMTRDILSPIKRSVEGMPEAISKIEEELAEKEISPLLEEGWFEEIKYFTRNEYESKIKIKGRVKHVTTEKINEKYNSDGYAPIDGEFIKIADDLSAYLEAYTANDLGLNSKHLQDGRRKIEEKYKDSTIAGISIEALFAAFAM is encoded by the coding sequence GTGCTGAGGCGTGAGCTGGCGCTACAATTATTTGAAGCCTTTTCCATGCAGAGATGGAACGATATGATACGTCCTGTAGAGTTAACGGAGATGGATAAACATGCGCATAAAATGATCATCGCTTATTGTCTTGGTAAGTATGAAGAAGAAAAAGGGCGGCAGGTTAACTGGGATACCATAATAACGGGGGGGATATTTGAACTATTACGGCGCATTGTTATCTCCGATATAAAATCTCCGATATACAGGAAAATCAAAAAACTACACCCGGACGTCTTCCGGCAGCTCAACAAATGGGTTTATGAACAACTCAAACCAATGTTTGAAGGACTGCCAAAAGAAATGAATGCCGAACTAAAGCACTATTTGTTTGATACAAACAAGGGCGATGATTTAACAAAAAAAATATTGGAGGCGTCTCATATTTATTCGAGTTTCTGGGAATTTCAGATAATTCAGAAGGTACATCCTTCCGGTTATAAAATAGAAGAAATTGAAAGGGTTTTAAAAAACGATCTGGAACCCTTCCTGGATCTTGCCGGGATGCGAAAGATTATTTGCAAAGGGAAAATATTAAACTTTGTTGATCTCTGCGGACAGTTACGGTTTCAAATACGATGGAGCCAAACGCCCCGGTTGCCAAAAACATCCGTACTGGGACACATGCTTTTGGTGGCAATATTTTGTTATCTTTTTGCAAGAGAGGTAAATGCCTGTTCTAAAAGATTATATAATAATTTTTTCAGCGCGTTGTTTCATGATCTGCCTGAAGCAATGACAAGGGACATATTATCCCCGATTAAAAGGTCTGTGGAAGGTATGCCGGAGGCCATCAGTAAAATCGAAGAAGAGTTGGCAGAAAAAGAGATCTCTCCATTGTTAGAAGAGGGATGGTTTGAGGAGATAAAATATTTCACCCGGAATGAGTATGAAAGCAAGATTAAAATAAAGGGAAGAGTGAAGCATGTTACCACCGAAAAGATAAATGAGAAATACAATAGCGATGGTTATGCCCCGATAGATGGAGAATTTATCAAGATTGCCGATGACCTGTCGGCGTATTTAGAGGCGTATACGGCAAATGATCTTGGGCTGAATTCAAAACATTTGCAGGACGGACGACGAAAAATTGAAGAAAAATATAAAGACAGCACTATTGCAGGGATATCTATAGAGGCTTTATTTGCAGCCTTTGCGATGTAG
- a CDS encoding PilZ domain-containing protein produces the protein MDGKRHFSRINFVAHTQLKYQDKTYRGELLDISLKGALLQFKENIPLIKGEKCEIIIHLPSSNVNLNFEAKPVHIHSGHFGFKFVSEDIDTITHLRKMIELNIGDHEQVTNELAYWLKE, from the coding sequence ATGGATGGTAAAAGACATTTCAGCCGCATTAATTTTGTGGCGCATACGCAATTAAAATATCAGGACAAAACATACAGAGGAGAGCTGCTTGACATCTCTCTGAAGGGCGCATTGCTGCAATTTAAAGAAAATATTCCCCTCATAAAAGGTGAGAAATGTGAAATAATAATCCACCTTCCTTCGTCGAATGTTAATTTAAATTTTGAAGCAAAACCTGTCCATATTCATTCAGGCCACTTTGGTTTTAAATTTGTAAGCGAAGATATTGACACCATAACACATTTGAGAAAAATGATTGAACTCAATATCGGAGACCACGAACAAGTCACAAATGAGTTGGCATACTGGTTGAAAGAATAA
- a CDS encoding peptidylprolyl isomerase: MKTILICAAIAITCFIQNARANTVYPKVLLETNQGEIVLELYPEKAPETVENFLKYVRDGFYNGTIFHRVIKGFMIQGGGMTEGMSKKTTLDPVKNEAYNGLKNLRGTVAMARTMDPHSATAQFFINTVDNGFLDFKGQTATGWGYCVFGKVIKGMEVVDAIEQMPTTKKEGHSDVPRSTVVLKKAIEIK; the protein is encoded by the coding sequence TTGAAAACAATACTTATTTGTGCTGCCATTGCAATAACCTGCTTCATACAAAATGCCCGGGCAAATACGGTTTATCCGAAAGTTTTGCTCGAAACCAATCAGGGAGAAATAGTTCTAGAGCTTTATCCCGAAAAAGCCCCGGAGACGGTAGAAAATTTTCTCAAATATGTCCGGGATGGTTTTTACAACGGCACAATCTTTCATCGTGTAATAAAGGGATTTATGATACAGGGCGGGGGTATGACCGAAGGTATGAGTAAGAAAACCACACTGGATCCCGTTAAAAATGAGGCGTATAACGGACTCAAAAATTTGAGGGGTACCGTAGCAATGGCCCGTACGATGGACCCGCACTCTGCCACTGCACAGTTTTTCATTAATACGGTGGATAATGGTTTTCTTGATTTTAAGGGCCAAACTGCAACAGGGTGGGGATATTGTGTCTTTGGAAAAGTGATAAAAGGCATGGAAGTGGTTGATGCTATTGAACAAATGCCTACCACAAAAAAAGAGGGACATAGCGATGTTCCCCGCTCTACAGTAGTTCTGAAAAAAGCCATTGAGATAAAATAA
- a CDS encoding zinc ribbon domain-containing protein, producing the protein MSEKMHGYFFCPNCGSQTPRKALACQECGSDENTGWSEDTMYDGLDLPETEPSVLRPSRSLFKKRYFLSIVAIIVILAFLWIYLI; encoded by the coding sequence ATGTCTGAAAAAATGCATGGATACTTCTTTTGTCCAAATTGCGGGTCGCAGACGCCGCGAAAGGCGCTTGCTTGCCAGGAATGCGGGTCAGATGAAAATACCGGATGGTCAGAGGATACGATGTATGACGGGCTTGACCTTCCCGAAACGGAACCATCCGTTCTGCGCCCTTCAAGGTCTTTATTCAAAAAGAGATATTTTCTTAGCATCGTGGCCATTATTGTTATCCTGGCCTTTTTGTGGATTTATCTGATCTGA
- a CDS encoding APC family permease, producing MKEHRGLARELNFFDVVCMGFNCVVGAGIFLLAGQLDSLVGIGALLVFPLCGLLCFAVALCFAEIGSMYDKTGGAYLYTKDVFGPFAGFLVGWIMWLASIIGWASVASGFGLYCNYFLPKDQQWLSKVIITALVIGLSITNYCGVKPGARSINFFSIGKFTALFIFIVAGMFFVKRENFGQLHSSGSFSMATTLALYAYTGFEFLVVPAGEMKNPQKHIPRVIMVVFMMVTALYALIQYVAMGTYPDLAGSDKPLADAAFYFLGPAGGIIIGIGALLSIGGVNAGIALTSPRSLYVLSADGFFPPVFAKIHPKYHTPYLAIAVNTVLTLLLGLTGSFRYLIAASVLVSILQYVPTCLAVIALRRKRPDRKRGYKIPGGYGIPVLALIICGWLLCHVELKIIGATALAIAVSLPFYFRGRFFRKNPCPYKKQP from the coding sequence ATGAAAGAACATCGCGGCCTTGCAAGGGAGTTAAACTTCTTTGATGTTGTTTGCATGGGGTTTAATTGTGTTGTTGGCGCCGGCATTTTTTTGCTGGCGGGGCAACTTGATAGTTTGGTCGGTATTGGTGCTTTATTGGTCTTTCCCCTATGCGGTCTGCTTTGCTTCGCCGTTGCACTGTGCTTTGCGGAAATAGGAAGTATGTATGATAAAACAGGCGGGGCGTATCTTTATACCAAAGACGTCTTTGGACCATTTGCGGGGTTTTTGGTGGGCTGGATAATGTGGCTTGCCTCTATCATTGGCTGGGCGTCGGTTGCCAGTGGTTTCGGACTCTATTGCAACTATTTTCTGCCAAAAGATCAGCAATGGCTGAGTAAGGTTATTATAACGGCGCTTGTGATCGGATTAAGCATAACAAATTACTGCGGGGTAAAGCCTGGCGCAAGAAGTATAAATTTTTTTTCTATAGGAAAATTCACGGCGCTCTTCATTTTTATTGTGGCCGGAATGTTTTTTGTAAAAAGAGAAAATTTTGGACAATTGCACAGCAGCGGAAGTTTTAGTATGGCAACTACGCTGGCGCTCTATGCGTACACGGGATTTGAGTTTCTGGTTGTGCCGGCGGGAGAAATGAAGAATCCTCAAAAACATATCCCGCGTGTAATTATGGTGGTATTCATGATGGTGACTGCCCTGTATGCTCTCATACAATATGTTGCAATGGGGACATATCCTGATTTGGCAGGGTCAGACAAGCCACTGGCAGACGCAGCCTTTTATTTTCTGGGACCTGCAGGGGGGATCATTATTGGTATTGGGGCATTGCTCTCTATTGGTGGAGTGAATGCGGGCATTGCGCTCACCAGCCCGCGAAGCCTTTATGTACTGTCCGCAGACGGATTCTTTCCGCCCGTCTTTGCCAAAATACACCCAAAGTACCACACGCCCTATTTGGCAATAGCGGTAAACACGGTGCTGACGTTATTACTTGGGCTGACAGGGAGTTTTCGCTACTTAATAGCCGCGAGTGTGTTGGTAAGCATATTACAATACGTTCCCACCTGCCTGGCAGTTATTGCACTGAGACGAAAAAGACCCGACCGGAAACGGGGATATAAGATTCCGGGCGGATACGGTATTCCCGTCCTGGCGCTGATTATTTGTGGATGGCTGCTTTGCCATGTGGAGCTGAAAATAATCGGCGCAACGGCTTTGGCAATAGCGGTATCACTGCCGTTTTATTTCAGGGGCAGGTTTTTCCGGAAGAACCCCTGTCCGTACAAAAAGCAACCCTGA